One bacterium genomic window carries:
- a CDS encoding TldD/PmbA family protein translates to MAEIVSILLSSGGEFADLYFQDMTARQAEAESGRIERIASVRERGVGLRLIRHGVTHFGTSVEMSPAALRELAGSLAAGAGEVKSSGKRKVEGGKGGIELKKRPAGRLPAGEDPSGVPLEQKGKLVLAALRALDGYDSRLVQVKSVYRDSSLVMKVANSDGVYAEDTRYHGVFLVQVVVSDGDHMQTGYEPVGGTGGYDLFRKIDPGEVALISAGRALTMLQAPEAPSGTMPVVLSSEAGGTMVHEAVGHGLEADLAGQELSIYADKMGLQVASPLVTVVDDATLPGRRGSYNYDDEGEPGRRTVLVDKGVLTAFMSDKAALLKYGMPATGNGRRQSFRNWPIPRMSNTIIEPGKHVPADIVRSVDRGLLVLKMGGGQVNTVTGDFVFDVSEGYLIEGGEKAGPVRGATLAGNGPEVLKNIDMVGNDLGFGLGTCGKDGQGVPVGDAQPTLRIPEIVVGGRDAEGGPG, encoded by the coding sequence ATGGCCGAGATCGTCTCCATCCTCCTCTCCTCGGGAGGGGAGTTCGCCGACCTGTATTTCCAGGACATGACCGCGAGGCAGGCCGAGGCCGAGTCCGGCCGCATCGAACGCATCGCCTCGGTACGGGAACGGGGTGTCGGCCTGCGGCTCATCCGGCATGGGGTCACCCACTTCGGGACCTCTGTCGAGATGTCTCCGGCGGCCCTGCGGGAACTCGCCGGGAGCCTGGCCGCGGGAGCGGGGGAGGTTAAGAGCAGTGGAAAGCGGAAAGTGGAAGGTGGAAAGGGGGGGATAGAGCTCAAGAAGCGGCCTGCGGGGAGGCTTCCGGCCGGTGAGGATCCGTCGGGCGTTCCCCTGGAGCAGAAGGGGAAGCTGGTGCTGGCGGCTTTAAGGGCCCTGGACGGGTACGACTCCAGGCTCGTACAGGTCAAGTCGGTTTACCGGGACTCCTCCCTTGTCATGAAGGTGGCCAACAGCGACGGGGTATATGCCGAGGACACCAGGTACCACGGGGTGTTCCTGGTCCAGGTGGTGGTCTCCGACGGTGATCACATGCAGACGGGGTACGAGCCCGTGGGCGGTACCGGTGGGTACGATCTCTTCAGAAAGATTGATCCTGGCGAGGTGGCCCTGATCTCCGCGGGCCGCGCGTTGACCATGCTTCAAGCCCCCGAGGCCCCGTCCGGCACCATGCCGGTGGTCCTCTCCTCCGAGGCAGGGGGGACCATGGTCCACGAGGCCGTGGGCCACGGGCTGGAGGCCGACCTCGCCGGGCAGGAACTTTCGATCTACGCGGACAAGATGGGCCTGCAGGTGGCCTCGCCCCTCGTCACGGTGGTGGACGACGCGACCCTCCCGGGCAGGCGCGGCTCCTACAACTACGACGACGAGGGTGAGCCGGGACGAAGGACGGTGCTGGTGGACAAGGGGGTCCTCACCGCCTTCATGAGCGACAAGGCGGCCCTTTTGAAGTACGGGATGCCCGCCACCGGCAACGGCCGGCGCCAGTCCTTCAGGAACTGGCCCATCCCGCGGATGTCCAACACCATCATCGAGCCGGGGAAGCACGTCCCGGCCGATATCGTCCGTTCGGTGGACCGCGGGCTCCTTGTGCTCAAGATGGGCGGGGGGCAGGTCAACACGGTCACGGGCGATTTTGTCTTCGACGTGAGCGAGGGATACCTCATCGAGGGCGGTGAAAAGGCCGGACCCGTGCGCGGAGCCACCCTTGCCGGTAACGGCCCGGAAGTGTTAAAAAACATCGATATGGTCGGAAACGACCTGGGATTTGGTCTCGGGACCTGCGGAAAGGACGGCCAGGGCGTACCGGTGGGTGACGCCCAGCCCACCCTCAGGATACCCGAGATCGTTGTCGGCGGAAGGGACGCCGAAGGGGGACCTGGATGA